A genomic region of Burkholderia humptydooensis contains the following coding sequences:
- a CDS encoding ABC transporter permease subunit, with protein MLAYALRRTLWAVPTILAVVTVCYLLLHFTPGGPFDSEKQLSAATLANLNAKYHLDEPLWKQYLLYLGSLLQGDLGPSFRYTDWSVNDLVRKAFPVSLGVGGVSIPLSIALGVLLGTIAAVRRDSFVDRFVMLIGNFGNVIPPFVLGPVLVLIFAIALKTSEGAGWLPAGGWGDGGWRYRVLPVTLLTLINVSLLARVMRGSMIETLSSNYIRTARAKGLPGHTIVLRHALKPALMPVVSLFGTVCISSITAAVVTESVFALPGLGQLVVNGAINRDYTLVLGLVVLTTVCAVLFNLLVDLAYAWLDPRIRY; from the coding sequence ATGCTGGCCTACGCATTGCGACGCACGCTGTGGGCGGTGCCGACGATCCTCGCCGTCGTCACCGTCTGTTACCTGCTGCTGCATTTCACGCCCGGCGGGCCGTTCGACAGCGAGAAGCAGCTCTCCGCCGCGACGCTCGCGAACCTGAACGCGAAGTACCACCTCGACGAGCCGCTGTGGAAGCAGTACCTGCTGTATCTCGGCTCGCTGCTGCAAGGCGATCTCGGCCCTTCGTTCCGTTATACGGACTGGTCCGTCAACGATCTGGTGCGCAAGGCGTTTCCGGTGAGCCTCGGCGTCGGCGGCGTGTCGATTCCGCTGTCGATCGCGCTCGGCGTGCTGCTCGGCACGATCGCCGCGGTGCGGCGCGACAGTTTCGTCGATCGCTTCGTGATGCTGATCGGCAACTTCGGCAACGTGATTCCGCCGTTCGTGCTCGGCCCGGTGCTCGTGCTGATCTTCGCGATCGCGCTGAAGACGTCCGAGGGCGCCGGCTGGCTGCCCGCCGGCGGCTGGGGCGACGGCGGCTGGCGCTACCGCGTGCTGCCCGTCACGCTGCTCACGCTGATCAACGTATCGCTGCTCGCGCGCGTGATGCGCGGCTCGATGATCGAGACGCTGTCGAGCAACTACATCCGCACCGCGCGCGCGAAGGGGCTGCCTGGTCACACGATCGTGCTGCGCCACGCGCTCAAGCCCGCGCTGATGCCTGTCGTGTCGCTGTTCGGCACGGTCTGCATCTCGTCCATCACCGCGGCCGTCGTGACGGAATCGGTGTTCGCGCTGCCGGGCCTGGGCCAGCTCGTCGTCAACGGCGCGATCAATCGCGACTACACGCTCGTGCTCGGCCTCGTCGTGCTGACGACCGTCTGCGCGGTGCTGTTCAACCTGCTGGTCGACCTCGCGTACGCGTGGCTCGATCCGCGCATCCGCTATTGA